In a single window of the Leisingera daeponensis DSM 23529 genome:
- the cobS gene encoding adenosylcobinamide-GDP ribazoletransferase produces the protein MRKNDIQANDVLLALVLLTRLPLPHLPPQAFQRQAKAVWAFPLAGLAVALPAALLAALTLAAGLPAAVAAGLALSVQVLLTGAMHEDGLADTADGLWGGFSRERRLEIMKDSRSGAYGVIALILGFGLRWSALAALMQVAGPWPLLALAMMSRAVMPALMAALPNARSAGLSQTVGRPRALPCLLAAGLAVLLSLPLIGAAALGTALAMGAAALGLGALARAKIGGQTGDILGAAQQVAEIAGLLALLAICS, from the coding sequence ATGCGAAAAAACGACATCCAGGCAAATGATGTGCTTCTGGCGCTGGTGCTGCTGACCCGGCTGCCGCTGCCGCATCTGCCGCCGCAAGCGTTTCAGCGTCAGGCCAAGGCGGTCTGGGCGTTTCCGCTGGCCGGGCTGGCGGTGGCCCTGCCCGCAGCACTGCTGGCCGCGCTGACGCTTGCGGCGGGCCTGCCTGCCGCGGTGGCCGCCGGGCTGGCGCTGTCGGTTCAGGTCCTTCTGACCGGCGCCATGCATGAGGACGGGCTGGCCGACACTGCCGACGGGCTGTGGGGCGGTTTCAGCCGCGAGCGGCGGCTGGAGATCATGAAGGACAGCCGCAGCGGGGCCTATGGGGTGATCGCGCTGATCCTGGGGTTCGGCCTGCGCTGGTCCGCGCTGGCCGCCCTGATGCAGGTTGCAGGCCCCTGGCCGCTGCTGGCGCTGGCGATGATGAGCCGGGCAGTGATGCCCGCGCTGATGGCAGCGCTGCCCAATGCGCGCTCCGCAGGGCTGTCGCAGACCGTGGGCCGCCCCCGCGCCCTGCCCTGCCTTCTGGCCGCAGGGCTTGCAGTTCTCCTGTCCCTGCCGCTGATTGGCGCGGCAGCCCTTGGCACCGCCCTGGCAATGGGAGCGGCCGCTTTGGGGCTGGGCGCGCTGGCCAGGGCCAAGATCGGCGGCCAGACCGGGGACATTCTGGGCGCGGCGCAGCAGGTGGCGGAAATTGCCGGGCTGCTCGCGTTGCTCGCCATCTGCAGCTGA
- a CDS encoding DksA/TraR family C4-type zinc finger protein — translation MAGGWAQDGAVNEQIEASINDELARLKAQKRPVGESRTHCAECEEPIPEKRRAAIPGVKLCIDCQQERDGAHQARGGINRRGSKDSQLK, via the coding sequence ATGGCTGGCGGCTGGGCGCAGGACGGCGCGGTGAATGAGCAGATCGAAGCCTCGATCAATGATGAGCTGGCACGACTGAAGGCGCAAAAGCGCCCGGTGGGCGAAAGCCGGACCCATTGCGCCGAGTGTGAGGAGCCGATCCCGGAAAAGCGCCGCGCCGCCATTCCGGGCGTCAAGCTGTGCATAGACTGCCAGCAGGAACGCGATGGCGCGCATCAGGCGCGCGGCGGCATCAACCGGCGCGGCTCCAAGGACAGCCAGCTGAAATAA
- the fdxA gene encoding ferredoxin FdxA — MTYVVTENCIACKYTDCVEVCPVDCFYEGENTLVIHPDECIDCGVCEPECPADAIRPDTEPDMDKWVEFNRKYAELWPVIVSKKDPLPGYEERDGEEGKMEKYFSEAPGEGG; from the coding sequence ATGACCTATGTCGTGACGGAAAACTGCATCGCCTGCAAATACACCGACTGTGTTGAGGTGTGCCCGGTCGACTGCTTCTATGAGGGCGAGAACACCCTGGTGATCCACCCCGACGAATGCATCGACTGCGGCGTCTGCGAGCCGGAATGCCCGGCGGATGCGATCCGTCCGGACACCGAGCCGGACATGGACAAATGGGTTGAATTCAACCGCAAATATGCCGAGCTGTGGCCGGTGATCGTGTCCAAGAAAGACCCGCTGCCGGGCTATGAGGAACGTGACGGCGAAGAGGGCAAGATGGAGAAGTACTTCTCCGAGGCGCCGGGCGAAGGCGGCTGA
- a CDS encoding RNA-binding S4 domain-containing protein — protein sequence MADGAPRIRIDKWLWYARFFKTRSLAAKLVGAGHVRVNGTKASKPAQNVSPGDVLTFAQGKVIRVVRIEATGERRGPAPEAQALYFDMTEKQENVPANPKFEGKGRPDKKARRALDLTRKQDTL from the coding sequence ATGGCCGACGGCGCGCCCCGGATCCGCATCGACAAATGGCTGTGGTATGCGCGGTTTTTCAAGACCCGCAGCCTGGCCGCCAAACTGGTCGGCGCGGGCCATGTGCGCGTCAACGGCACCAAGGCATCGAAACCGGCTCAGAACGTCTCCCCCGGGGACGTTCTGACCTTCGCCCAGGGCAAGGTCATCCGCGTGGTCCGCATCGAGGCCACCGGCGAACGCCGCGGCCCGGCGCCGGAAGCGCAGGCCCTTTATTTCGATATGACGGAGAAGCAGGAAAACGTTCCGGCCAATCCCAAGTTCGAAGGAAAAGGCCGCCCGGACAAAAAAGCCCGCAGGGCGCTTGATCTTACTCGCAAGCAGGATACCCTTTGA
- a CDS encoding GNAT family N-acetyltransferase — MRLSLRPVARSEFDLVSRIEVEPDQILFSGTVAQAFEEDEEGVDFHAILDGTRAVGFFKTDRLYHETYEFVRADELGLRAFMIHSRDQGKGYATAAVLALKPYLAASYPERSAVLLTVNMQNPGAIRCYLKGGFADTGGIYPHGLAGPQHILRMGLAAAP, encoded by the coding sequence ATGCGCCTCTCCCTGCGCCCGGTGGCCCGCAGCGAATTTGATCTGGTCTCCCGCATCGAAGTGGAACCGGATCAAATCCTCTTTAGCGGCACCGTGGCGCAGGCCTTCGAAGAAGATGAGGAAGGCGTGGATTTTCACGCCATCCTCGACGGCACACGCGCGGTAGGCTTCTTCAAGACTGACCGGCTGTATCACGAGACCTATGAGTTTGTCCGGGCGGATGAGCTGGGCCTGCGCGCCTTTATGATCCACAGCCGCGATCAGGGCAAAGGCTATGCCACTGCGGCTGTGCTTGCCCTGAAACCCTACCTTGCCGCCAGCTACCCGGAGCGCAGCGCGGTCTTGCTGACAGTCAACATGCAGAACCCCGGCGCCATCCGCTGCTACCTGAAGGGCGGTTTTGCCGATACCGGCGGCATCTATCCCCATGGCCTTGCCGGTCCGCAGCACATTCTGCGGATGGGCCTGGCGGCGGCGCCTTAA
- a CDS encoding SCP2 sterol-binding domain-containing protein, producing the protein MSVTLEQAAEALNGKLDAGEFDSTAKFQIEGLGAIMLDGAGARAGDEEADVTMTADADTFQAILDGELNPTAAFMSGKLTIDGDMGAAMKLAAALA; encoded by the coding sequence ATGAGCGTTACCCTTGAACAGGCGGCAGAAGCCCTGAACGGCAAGCTGGATGCGGGCGAATTCGATTCCACCGCCAAGTTCCAGATCGAAGGCCTGGGCGCCATCATGCTGGACGGCGCCGGCGCCCGTGCCGGCGACGAAGAAGCGGACGTGACGATGACCGCAGATGCCGACACGTTCCAGGCGATCCTGGACGGCGAGCTGAACCCGACCGCCGCCTTCATGTCCGGCAAGCTGACCATCGACGGCGACATGGGCGCCGCGATGAAGCTGGCGGCGGCGCTGGCCTGA
- a CDS encoding helicase-related protein, translating into MASASRIVAVLGPTNTGKTHYAIERMLGYRTGVMGFPLRLLAREVYDKVVAARGPSVVALVTGEERIVPPRAQYWICTVEAMPEGMGCDFLAIDEIQLCADPERGHVFTDRLLRARGTQETLFLGADTMRGPISALVPGVEFHRRERMSDLVYTGSKKISRMPPRTAIVGFSVDNVYAIAELIRRQKGGAAVVMGALSPRTRNAQVALYQNGEVDYLVATDAIGMGLNLDIDHVAFSSTTKFDGRRMRPLAPNELAQIAGRAGRGMSHGTFGVTGDARPLDEGTASAIMNHQFTPLKKLNWRSADLQFGTVEALINSLESSPSNEHLTKAREADDLGALKMLSRESSIIARTTNAQSVRLLWDVCRIPDFRGISHAEHTSLLGVIFEHLHGGGVVPDDWMARQIKRIDRTDGNIDTLSKRLAFIRTWTYVAQRNGWLRDESHWRGETRAVEDRLSDALHERLTQRFVDRRTSVLLRRLKQKEALLAEVNDKGEVTVEGEFVGRLEGFRFSPDKGAQGAEAKALKAASLQALAPQFHLRADRFYNAPDTEIDYTEQGGLMWGGDAVGKLVAGADALSPQIEVFVDDAAGPDVAQKVERRLLHFITRKINALFEPLLNLQKDEELTGLARGFAFRMVENLGVLPRAGVAQEVKDLDQDARGALRKHGIRFGQFTIFMPLLLKPAPTRLRLVLWSLANGLQDFPEAPPPGLVTVPSIKDAPEGYDTMCGYRAAGERMIRIDMLERLADMLRAEDSRGGFEAKADMLSITGMTLEQFADLMQGLGYSAEKGERQKVKPVDAVVTETGTPSEDKPVMDAAAEVENTPAAAPAEEAEAAPADVPAGTEAIEDAGVAPVAEEPAEPVAETPVAETAADEIPVGEAADATLDAAETEVFYTFTWGGTRGGRQGGQRQQNRRPQGDGKPGGKGKPRSGKGGGEGGHGKPGRKGGPRQDKGAKTYSSRPARKEKQIDPDNPFAAALMGLKQGD; encoded by the coding sequence ATGGCAAGCGCATCGCGGATCGTGGCCGTCCTCGGCCCGACCAATACCGGCAAAACCCATTACGCCATCGAACGCATGCTGGGTTACCGCACCGGGGTGATGGGATTCCCGCTGCGTCTGCTTGCGCGCGAGGTCTATGACAAGGTGGTGGCGGCCCGCGGCCCCTCGGTGGTGGCGCTGGTCACCGGCGAGGAACGCATCGTGCCTCCCCGGGCGCAGTACTGGATCTGCACGGTGGAGGCGATGCCCGAGGGCATGGGCTGCGACTTCCTGGCGATCGACGAGATCCAGCTCTGCGCCGACCCGGAGCGCGGCCATGTCTTCACCGACCGTCTCCTGCGCGCCCGCGGCACGCAGGAGACGCTGTTCCTGGGCGCCGACACCATGCGCGGTCCGATTTCGGCGCTGGTGCCGGGCGTCGAGTTCCACCGCCGGGAGCGGATGTCCGATCTGGTCTACACGGGTTCGAAAAAGATAAGCCGGATGCCGCCGCGCACTGCCATCGTCGGGTTCTCGGTTGATAATGTCTATGCCATTGCCGAGCTGATCCGCCGCCAGAAGGGCGGTGCGGCGGTGGTGATGGGCGCGCTTTCCCCGCGCACCCGCAACGCCCAGGTGGCGCTGTATCAAAATGGCGAGGTCGACTATCTGGTCGCAACTGACGCCATCGGCATGGGACTGAACCTCGACATCGACCACGTGGCGTTTTCCTCCACCACCAAGTTCGACGGCCGCCGGATGCGCCCGCTGGCCCCCAATGAACTGGCCCAGATCGCAGGCCGCGCGGGCCGCGGGATGAGCCACGGCACCTTCGGCGTCACCGGCGATGCCCGGCCGCTGGATGAAGGCACCGCCTCGGCGATCATGAACCACCAGTTCACGCCGCTGAAAAAGCTCAACTGGCGCTCTGCCGATCTCCAGTTCGGCACCGTCGAGGCGCTGATCAACTCGCTCGAATCAAGCCCCTCGAACGAGCATCTGACCAAGGCGCGCGAGGCCGACGACCTGGGCGCGCTGAAGATGCTGTCGCGCGAATCCTCCATCATCGCCCGCACCACCAACGCGCAATCGGTGAGACTGCTGTGGGATGTCTGCCGGATTCCCGACTTCCGCGGCATCAGCCATGCGGAACATACCTCGCTTCTGGGCGTTATCTTTGAGCATCTGCACGGCGGCGGCGTGGTGCCTGATGACTGGATGGCCCGCCAGATCAAGCGGATTGACCGGACCGACGGCAACATAGATACCCTGTCCAAGCGTCTGGCCTTTATCCGGACGTGGACATATGTCGCGCAGCGGAATGGCTGGCTGCGTGACGAAAGCCATTGGCGCGGGGAAACGCGCGCTGTAGAAGACAGATTGTCAGACGCGCTGCACGAGCGCTTGACTCAGCGATTTGTGGACCGGCGCACATCCGTGCTTCTGCGCCGGCTCAAACAGAAGGAGGCCCTTTTGGCCGAAGTGAATGACAAGGGTGAAGTGACGGTCGAAGGCGAATTCGTCGGCCGTCTGGAAGGGTTCCGGTTCAGCCCGGACAAAGGTGCGCAGGGTGCTGAGGCAAAAGCCTTGAAAGCGGCCTCGCTGCAGGCTTTGGCGCCGCAATTCCATCTGCGTGCGGACCGGTTCTATAACGCACCCGATACCGAGATCGATTATACCGAGCAGGGCGGCCTGATGTGGGGCGGCGATGCGGTGGGCAAGCTGGTGGCCGGCGCAGACGCGCTGAGCCCGCAGATCGAGGTGTTCGTCGACGACGCCGCCGGGCCGGATGTCGCCCAGAAGGTGGAGCGCCGCCTGCTGCATTTCATCACCCGCAAGATCAACGCGCTGTTCGAGCCGCTGCTGAACCTGCAGAAGGACGAAGAGCTGACCGGCCTGGCGCGCGGTTTTGCCTTCAGGATGGTCGAAAACCTCGGCGTGCTGCCGCGTGCAGGCGTTGCGCAGGAGGTGAAGGATCTGGATCAGGACGCCCGCGGCGCGCTGCGCAAGCACGGCATCCGCTTCGGCCAGTTCACCATTTTCATGCCGCTGCTGCTGAAGCCCGCGCCGACCCGTCTGCGCCTGGTGCTGTGGTCGCTGGCCAACGGCCTGCAGGACTTCCCGGAGGCGCCGCCGCCGGGCCTGGTCACCGTGCCGTCGATCAAGGACGCGCCCGAGGGCTATGACACTATGTGCGGCTACCGCGCCGCAGGCGAGCGGATGATCCGCATCGACATGCTGGAGCGTCTGGCCGATATGCTGCGCGCCGAAGACAGCCGCGGCGGCTTTGAAGCCAAGGCCGACATGCTGTCGATCACCGGCATGACGCTGGAGCAGTTCGCCGACCTGATGCAGGGCCTGGGCTACAGCGCTGAGAAGGGCGAGCGCCAGAAGGTCAAGCCGGTGGATGCCGTAGTGACCGAAACCGGCACCCCGTCCGAAGACAAGCCGGTGATGGACGCCGCGGCAGAGGTCGAGAACACGCCTGCCGCCGCACCGGCAGAAGAAGCTGAAGCCGCTCCCGCGGACGTGCCCGCAGGCACTGAAGCGATCGAGGATGCAGGCGTTGCCCCGGTGGCCGAGGAACCGGCCGAGCCGGTGGCTGAGACGCCGGTTGCAGAAACTGCTGCGGATGAAATCCCGGTGGGCGAAGCGGCCGACGCCACGCTGGACGCAGCGGAGACAGAAGTCTTTTACACCTTCACCTGGGGCGGCACCCGGGGCGGACGCCAGGGCGGCCAGCGCCAGCAGAACCGCCGTCCGCAGGGCGACGGCAAGCCGGGCGGCAAGGGCAAGCCGCGCAGCGGTAAAGGCGGCGGCGAAGGCGGCCACGGCAAACCGGGCCGCAAGGGCGGTCCGCGTCAGGACAAGGGCGCCAAGACCTATTCCTCGCGTCCCGCCAGGAAGGAAAAGCAGATCGACCCGGACAACCCCTTCGCCGCTGCGCTGATGGGGCTGAAACAGGGCGACTGA
- a CDS encoding tetratricopeptide repeat protein: protein MLAKFPKLKAIVAATAASVIISLPGQGHAQGLPADVLLQDLASAGATEAAAIDRELQALWAKSGSPSMDLLLRRGTDAIERGDLQQAAEHLTALTDHAPEFARGWYQRARVYFAMGLYGPSVADLERALALNPQDYNAIYALGALFEQFREPARAYQAYQRAKAIHPHHEEVSSALERLKLSVEGREL, encoded by the coding sequence ATGCTGGCAAAATTTCCAAAGCTCAAAGCTATCGTGGCGGCAACAGCGGCCTCAGTTATCATATCCCTGCCTGGCCAGGGGCATGCGCAGGGCCTGCCGGCCGATGTGCTGCTGCAGGATCTGGCCTCTGCCGGGGCGACGGAGGCTGCGGCGATTGACCGCGAGCTGCAGGCGCTTTGGGCCAAGAGCGGCTCGCCCTCCATGGACCTGCTGCTGCGGCGCGGCACCGACGCGATTGAACGCGGCGATCTGCAGCAGGCGGCAGAGCATCTGACGGCGCTGACAGACCATGCGCCGGAGTTCGCCCGCGGCTGGTATCAGCGCGCCCGGGTTTACTTCGCGATGGGTCTCTACGGCCCGTCTGTCGCCGACCTGGAACGCGCGCTGGCCTTGAATCCCCAGGATTACAACGCCATCTACGCGCTGGGCGCGCTGTTTGAACAGTTCCGTGAGCCTGCGCGCGCCTACCAGGCCTACCAGCGCGCCAAGGCTATACATCCGCACCACGAGGAAGTAAGCAGCGCCCTCGAACGTCTGAAGCTCTCGGTCGAGGGCAGGGAACTCTAA
- a CDS encoding M3 family oligoendopeptidase yields the protein MFQLPFPVRDANATAGSGGLGNLPEWDLSDLYASEDAPELARDLDWLQKECAAFAADYEGKLADLDADGLLECVQRNEKINNIAGRIMSFAGLRYYQLTTDADRAAFLSDCQEKVTIATTPLVFFTLELNRIEDDAMQAHLNANEDLARYASVFRRIRAMKPYQLSDELEKFMHDLGIVGDAWEKLFDETIAGLTFTVDGEELNIEGTLNLLTEQDRSKREAAARELARVFGENIKTFARVHNTQAKEKEIIDRWRGMPSPQTGRHLSNDVEPEVVEALREAVVAAYPKLSHRYYELKRKWLGLDVMQVWDRNAPLPLEDSRIIGWDEAEKTVMEAYEAFDPRMGEIAAPFFSDGWIDAGVKPGKAPGAFAHPTVTNVHPYVMLNYLGKPRDVMTLAHELGHGVHQVLAAEQGEMLSSTPLTLAETASVFGEMLTFRKMLDKAETKEQRKVLLAGKVEDMINTVVRQIAFYDFECKLHAARAEGELTPDDINAIWMSVQAESLGEAFEYMDGYETFWAYIPHFVHSPFYVYAYAFGDGLVNALYSVYASGAEGFEDKYFEMLKAGGSKHHKELLAPFGLDATDPQFWDKGLSMISGFIDELEAMED from the coding sequence ATGTTCCAGCTTCCCTTCCCCGTCCGCGACGCAAACGCCACTGCCGGTTCCGGCGGCCTCGGCAACCTGCCGGAATGGGACCTCAGCGACCTCTACGCGTCTGAGGACGCCCCCGAACTGGCCCGCGACCTGGACTGGCTGCAAAAGGAATGCGCCGCCTTTGCCGCCGACTACGAGGGCAAGCTGGCAGACCTGGACGCAGACGGCCTGCTGGAATGCGTGCAGCGCAACGAGAAGATCAACAACATCGCCGGCCGCATCATGTCCTTTGCCGGTCTGCGCTATTACCAGCTGACCACCGATGCGGACCGCGCCGCCTTCCTGTCGGACTGCCAGGAAAAGGTGACCATCGCCACCACCCCGCTGGTGTTCTTCACGCTGGAACTGAACCGGATCGAAGATGACGCGATGCAGGCGCATCTGAACGCCAATGAAGACCTCGCCCGCTATGCCAGCGTGTTCCGCCGTATCCGCGCGATGAAACCTTACCAGCTGTCCGACGAGCTGGAGAAGTTCATGCACGATCTCGGCATCGTCGGCGACGCCTGGGAGAAGCTGTTCGACGAAACCATCGCGGGCCTGACCTTCACTGTCGACGGCGAAGAATTGAACATCGAAGGCACCCTGAACCTGCTGACCGAGCAGGACCGCAGCAAGCGAGAGGCCGCCGCCCGCGAGCTGGCCCGCGTTTTCGGCGAGAACATCAAGACCTTCGCCCGCGTCCACAACACGCAGGCAAAGGAAAAGGAAATCATCGACCGCTGGCGCGGCATGCCCAGCCCGCAGACCGGCCGCCACCTGTCCAACGATGTCGAACCGGAAGTGGTCGAAGCGCTGCGCGAGGCGGTGGTTGCCGCCTACCCCAAGCTCAGCCACCGCTATTATGAGCTGAAGCGCAAATGGCTGGGGCTGGACGTGATGCAGGTCTGGGACCGCAACGCGCCGCTGCCGCTGGAGGACAGCCGCATTATTGGCTGGGACGAGGCCGAAAAGACCGTCATGGAGGCCTATGAGGCCTTTGATCCCCGCATGGGCGAAATCGCAGCCCCCTTCTTCTCGGACGGCTGGATCGACGCCGGCGTGAAACCCGGCAAGGCGCCCGGTGCCTTTGCCCACCCGACCGTTACCAACGTGCATCCCTATGTGATGCTCAACTATCTGGGCAAACCGCGCGACGTGATGACGCTGGCGCATGAACTGGGCCACGGCGTGCATCAGGTGCTGGCGGCCGAACAGGGCGAGATGCTGTCCTCCACCCCGCTGACCCTGGCGGAGACCGCTTCTGTCTTTGGCGAGATGCTGACCTTCCGCAAGATGCTGGACAAGGCCGAAACCAAAGAGCAGCGCAAGGTGCTTCTGGCGGGCAAGGTCGAGGATATGATCAACACGGTTGTGCGCCAGATCGCCTTCTACGACTTCGAATGCAAGCTGCACGCCGCCCGCGCCGAGGGTGAGCTGACGCCGGATGACATCAACGCCATCTGGATGTCGGTGCAGGCGGAAAGCCTGGGCGAAGCCTTCGAGTACATGGACGGTTACGAGACCTTCTGGGCCTATATCCCGCACTTTGTGCACTCGCCCTTCTATGTCTACGCCTATGCCTTTGGCGATGGCCTCGTGAACGCGCTCTACTCCGTCTATGCGAGCGGCGCCGAAGGCTTCGAAGACAAGTATTTCGAGATGCTGAAGGCGGGCGGCTCCAAGCACCACAAGGAGCTGCTGGCGCCCTTCGGCCTCGATGCCACCGATCCCCAGTTCTGGGACAAGGGCCTCAGCATGATTTCCGGCTTCATTGACGAGCTGGAGGCGATGGAGGACTGA
- the cobT gene encoding nicotinate-nucleotide--dimethylbenzimidazole phosphoribosyltransferase has protein sequence MLPQLSSLDDFRAALAAAPVQDQAALQGAAARNSQLTKPPGALGRLEDLAIWYGGWRGSDRPEIAAPQVIVFAGNHGVTAQGVSAFPPEVTAQMVLNFQHGGAAINQLAKLAGARMDVHALELDRPTADFTQGPAMTQDELLTALQTGWTAVDPSADLLVVGEMGIGNTTPAAALACVLFGGDAADWTGRGTGVDDAGLASKTRVVAEGVALHKDAIRDGLDALACLGGREIAAMAGAIAAARVLRIPVILDGFICCAAAACLLQTADGALDHALAGHQSAEGAHPVLLEKLGKQPLLSLGLRLGEASGAALAIQVLKGAVACHSGMATFAEAGVSDG, from the coding sequence ATGCTGCCACAGCTTTCCTCCCTTGATGATTTCCGCGCCGCACTGGCTGCTGCGCCGGTCCAGGACCAGGCCGCGCTGCAGGGCGCTGCCGCACGCAACAGCCAGCTGACCAAACCGCCGGGCGCGCTGGGCCGGCTGGAAGATCTGGCGATCTGGTACGGCGGCTGGCGCGGCAGCGACCGGCCCGAAATCGCCGCGCCGCAGGTGATCGTCTTTGCCGGCAATCACGGCGTGACGGCGCAAGGTGTTTCCGCCTTTCCGCCGGAAGTCACCGCGCAGATGGTCCTCAACTTCCAGCACGGCGGCGCTGCGATCAACCAGCTGGCCAAGCTGGCAGGCGCCCGCATGGATGTGCACGCGCTGGAGCTGGACCGCCCGACGGCCGATTTCACCCAAGGTCCGGCCATGACCCAAGACGAGCTCCTGACTGCCCTTCAGACGGGCTGGACCGCAGTGGACCCCAGCGCCGACCTGCTGGTGGTCGGCGAGATGGGCATCGGCAACACCACCCCCGCGGCGGCGCTGGCCTGTGTCCTGTTCGGCGGAGACGCGGCGGACTGGACCGGCCGCGGCACCGGCGTGGACGATGCCGGGCTCGCCAGCAAGACCCGGGTGGTGGCCGAAGGCGTGGCGCTGCACAAGGACGCCATCCGGGACGGGCTGGATGCGCTGGCCTGCCTCGGCGGGCGCGAGATTGCCGCGATGGCCGGCGCCATTGCAGCGGCCCGGGTGCTGCGGATCCCGGTGATCCTGGACGGCTTCATCTGCTGCGCCGCTGCCGCCTGCCTGCTGCAGACCGCAGACGGGGCGCTGGACCACGCGCTGGCAGGCCATCAAAGCGCCGAGGGCGCGCATCCGGTGCTGCTGGAAAAACTGGGCAAACAGCCGCTCTTGTCGCTGGGCCTGCGGCTGGGCGAGGCCTCCGGCGCGGCGCTGGCGATCCAGGTGCTGAAAGGCGCCGTTGCCTGCCACAGCGGTATGGCGACTTTTGCCGAGGCGGGGGTCTCGGACGGCTGA
- a CDS encoding CarD family transcriptional regulator, translating into MTKSKKLEFRPDDYVVYPAHGVGQIISIEEQEVAGFALELFVITFEKDKMTLRVPTNKATEVGMRSLSSPDVIEQAMKTLKGKAKVKRAMWSRRAQEYEQKINSGDLISIAEVVRDLHRTDDQREQSYSERQLYEAALERLTREVAAVSGNDEIAAAKQVDEVLTSRAA; encoded by the coding sequence ATGACCAAGTCGAAGAAGCTCGAATTCCGCCCCGATGATTACGTGGTTTACCCGGCGCATGGCGTTGGCCAGATCATCTCGATCGAGGAGCAGGAAGTGGCCGGCTTTGCGCTGGAGCTTTTCGTGATCACTTTTGAAAAGGACAAGATGACCCTGCGGGTGCCGACCAACAAGGCGACCGAAGTGGGGATGCGTTCGCTGAGCTCGCCGGATGTGATCGAGCAGGCGATGAAAACGCTGAAGGGCAAAGCCAAGGTGAAGCGCGCGATGTGGTCGCGCCGCGCCCAGGAGTATGAGCAGAAGATCAACTCCGGCGACCTGATCTCGATCGCCGAAGTGGTCCGCGACCTGCACCGCACCGACGATCAGCGCGAGCAGAGCTACTCCGAGCGCCAGCTGTATGAGGCCGCGCTGGAGCGCCTCACCCGCGAAGTGGCCGCCGTCTCGGGCAATGATGAGATCGCCGCTGCCAAGCAGGTGGATGAGGTTCTGACCTCCCGCGCTGCCTGA
- a CDS encoding alpha/beta fold hydrolase, with protein sequence MDGAPVELQPAPLFAEIAQGPAKGAAHWVQTADGLRIRAGHWHPEGTAKGTVLLFPGRTEYIEKYGLAAAEFAACGYATLTADWRGQGLAGRMLAERRLGHVGHFTDFQKDVRALTALADQLELPRPWFLVGHSMGGAIGLRALIEGLDVRACCFTGPMWGIQIPPLMRPLVRVLSGIAPYLRLHERLLPTTALEQYVQITPFEGNTLTTDPEMYRMMHAQLEAQPDLALGGPTIQWLRVSLEECAWLAQQPSPALPCITFLGTDEQIVNCEAIHDRMDRWPGGELDLIEGGQHEVMMETPDIRAHVFSRMCRLFEQHGG encoded by the coding sequence ATGGACGGCGCCCCGGTGGAGCTGCAGCCCGCCCCCCTGTTCGCGGAGATCGCGCAGGGGCCGGCGAAGGGCGCAGCCCATTGGGTCCAGACCGCTGACGGCCTGCGCATCCGTGCAGGCCATTGGCATCCTGAGGGGACGGCCAAGGGCACGGTCCTGCTGTTCCCCGGGCGCACGGAGTATATCGAGAAGTACGGCCTTGCCGCGGCGGAGTTTGCCGCCTGCGGCTATGCCACCCTCACCGCGGACTGGCGCGGCCAGGGGCTGGCCGGGCGGATGCTGGCAGAGCGCCGCCTGGGCCACGTGGGCCATTTCACCGATTTCCAGAAAGACGTTCGGGCACTCACGGCGCTGGCGGACCAGCTGGAGCTGCCCCGGCCCTGGTTCCTGGTGGGCCATTCCATGGGCGGCGCCATCGGCCTGCGGGCGCTGATCGAAGGGCTGGACGTCAGGGCCTGCTGCTTCACCGGCCCGATGTGGGGCATCCAGATCCCGCCGCTGATGCGCCCGCTGGTGCGCGTCCTCAGCGGAATCGCGCCGTATCTGCGCCTGCACGAGCGGCTGCTGCCGACCACTGCGCTGGAGCAATACGTCCAGATCACCCCGTTTGAAGGCAACACCCTGACCACCGATCCTGAGATGTACCGGATGATGCACGCCCAGCTGGAGGCCCAGCCGGACCTGGCGCTTGGCGGCCCCACCATCCAATGGCTGCGCGTCAGCCTGGAGGAATGCGCCTGGCTGGCGCAGCAGCCCTCCCCCGCGCTGCCCTGCATCACGTTCCTGGGCACCGACGAGCAGATCGTCAACTGCGAGGCGATCCACGACCGCATGGACCGCTGGCCCGGTGGCGAGCTGGACCTGATCGAGGGCGGCCAGCATGAGGTGATGATGGAAACCCCGGACATCCGCGCGCATGTGTTCTCCCGCATGTGCCGCCTGTTCGAGCAGCACGGCGGCTGA